One Flavobacterium sp. 90 DNA segment encodes these proteins:
- a CDS encoding glyceraldehyde-3-phosphate dehydrogenase has protein sequence MSKKTLYQKEVSLQVDRRRAGVELIKIISDLWYDKSIEMVLFKNQLLDKNVSDIINLHQYAGEFVGKPITIFDSVEIARVVLSLDLPPAKLDLGKLTYEYRLEDEKYPDARYFVLDKLKKAKSSEEIQPKDVVLYGFGRIGRILARELMSKTGKGNQLRLRAIVLRDKSDASSLEKRASLLRYDSIHGDFQGSVIADAKNNALIINGTTVHIIAANSPEEIDYTQYGINDALVIDNTGVFTTEEALKRHLTSQGVSKVLLTAPGKGIPNIVHGVNHNEYNPDENDIFSAASCTTNAITPVLKVIEDTLGVVKGHLETIHAYTNDQNLVDNMHKKYRRGRAAALNMVITETGAGSAVAKALPSLEGKLTSNAIRVPVPNGSLVVLNLEVKKATSIPAINKIMKKYALEGELVEQIKYSLNNELVSSDIVGTSAPSIYDSNATIVSKDGKNIVLYIWYDNEYGYSHQVIRLAKYIAKVRRYTYY, from the coding sequence ATGAGCAAAAAAACGTTGTACCAAAAAGAGGTATCATTACAAGTCGACCGAAGAAGAGCTGGTGTCGAATTAATCAAAATCATAAGCGATTTATGGTATGATAAATCCATCGAAATGGTTTTATTCAAAAATCAATTATTGGATAAAAATGTCAGCGATATTATTAATTTACATCAATACGCAGGCGAATTTGTAGGTAAGCCAATTACTATTTTTGACTCGGTTGAAATTGCAAGAGTTGTTCTTTCACTAGATCTTCCACCTGCAAAATTAGACCTTGGAAAACTTACTTATGAATATCGTTTAGAAGATGAAAAATATCCAGATGCAAGATATTTTGTTTTGGATAAACTAAAAAAAGCCAAATCATCTGAAGAAATTCAGCCTAAAGATGTTGTTTTATATGGCTTTGGCCGAATTGGGCGCATATTAGCAAGAGAGCTAATGTCTAAAACCGGAAAAGGAAATCAATTGCGTTTGAGAGCAATTGTTTTACGTGATAAAAGTGATGCATCAAGTTTAGAGAAACGAGCTTCTCTATTGCGATACGACTCTATTCACGGTGACTTTCAAGGATCTGTAATTGCCGACGCAAAAAATAATGCTTTGATTATTAACGGAACAACCGTTCATATCATTGCAGCAAACTCTCCAGAAGAAATTGATTATACACAATACGGAATCAATGACGCTTTAGTTATTGATAATACCGGAGTTTTTACCACCGAAGAAGCTTTAAAAAGACATTTAACCTCACAAGGTGTTAGCAAGGTTTTATTGACTGCTCCCGGAAAAGGGATTCCAAATATTGTACACGGTGTAAATCATAATGAATATAATCCTGACGAAAATGATATTTTCTCAGCAGCTTCATGCACTACAAATGCTATTACACCAGTTTTAAAAGTAATCGAAGATACTTTAGGTGTTGTCAAAGGACATCTGGAAACTATTCATGCTTATACAAATGACCAAAATTTGGTTGATAATATGCATAAAAAATATCGTCGCGGCAGAGCAGCAGCTTTAAATATGGTAATTACTGAAACTGGTGCCGGAAGCGCGGTTGCTAAAGCATTACCATCTTTAGAAGGAAAACTGACTTCGAATGCTATTCGTGTTCCTGTTCCGAATGGATCTTTAGTTGTCTTGAATTTAGAAGTTAAGAAAGCGACTTCAATTCCTGCAATTAATAAAATCATGAAAAAATATGCCCTTGAAGGGGAATTGGTAGAACAAATTAAATATTCATTGAATAATGAATTAGTTTCTTCTGATATTGTTGGGACTTCTGCACCTTCAATTTACGACAGTAATGCTACAATTGTTTCTAAGGACGGAAAAAACATTGTACTTTATATCTGGTATGATAACGAATATGGCTATAGTCATCAAGTAATTCGTTTAGCAAAGTATATTGCCAAAGTAAGACGTTATACTTACTATTAA
- a CDS encoding trypsin-like peptidase domain-containing protein, whose translation MKRFSTLFLVSLLSGATTLGAYKLLFESNNSFFGRGNSVVTLAPDSFGKNVGLAAETVDFTAAADKTVHTVVHVKNVSRRTVTNPMMEFFYGYGGGQQQEQVGTGSGVIISEDGYIVTNNHVIKDATEIEITLNNKKSYPAKLIGTDSKMDIALLKINADEKLPYTAFANSDNVKVGEWVLAVGNPYNLTSTVTAGIVSAKARNLDAKGIQSFIQTDAAVNPGNSGGALVNTRGELIGINTMISSMTGSYVGYSFAVPSNIARKIIEDIMEFGNVQRGILGVEGGELNSTASKELGITETQGFYISKVSKNSGAEKAGLAKGDIIVKLDEQNIATYADLSGYINTKRPNDVVKVTYIKDGKTKTVPVTLSKNEFYSTEFKGIELENIDASDKKKFRIDYGVKIKNINNENLMQYQNELQGNIILSIDNVKATNIESVSKLLSKKDEGQSVRLEMINKNGEILRIII comes from the coding sequence ATGAAAAGATTTTCAACCTTATTTTTAGTTTCACTCCTTAGCGGTGCAACTACCCTTGGTGCTTACAAATTATTATTTGAGAGCAACAATTCTTTTTTTGGAAGAGGAAATTCTGTTGTTACTCTTGCCCCCGATTCTTTTGGTAAAAATGTTGGTTTAGCTGCCGAAACTGTCGATTTTACAGCTGCCGCAGATAAGACTGTTCATACTGTTGTTCACGTAAAAAATGTTTCGCGAAGAACAGTTACAAATCCTATGATGGAATTTTTCTATGGTTATGGAGGCGGACAACAACAAGAGCAAGTTGGTACCGGATCAGGAGTCATCATTTCTGAAGACGGATATATTGTGACCAATAATCACGTAATTAAGGACGCGACAGAAATTGAAATTACATTAAATAATAAAAAATCATATCCTGCAAAACTTATTGGAACGGATTCTAAAATGGATATCGCGTTGCTAAAAATTAATGCAGACGAAAAACTTCCATATACTGCTTTCGCCAATTCTGATAATGTAAAAGTTGGAGAATGGGTTTTGGCAGTTGGTAATCCGTACAATTTGACTTCGACAGTAACTGCCGGAATTGTTTCGGCGAAAGCCAGAAATTTAGATGCAAAAGGAATTCAGTCGTTTATTCAAACTGATGCTGCAGTAAACCCTGGAAACAGTGGTGGTGCTTTAGTAAATACACGAGGTGAATTGATTGGTATTAATACCATGATTTCGTCAATGACCGGTTCTTATGTTGGATATTCATTTGCTGTTCCTTCTAATATTGCTCGAAAAATAATCGAAGATATTATGGAATTTGGAAATGTTCAAAGAGGAATTCTAGGTGTTGAAGGTGGCGAATTAAATAGTACAGCTTCAAAAGAATTAGGTATTACAGAAACACAAGGTTTTTATATTAGTAAAGTATCTAAAAATTCCGGTGCCGAAAAAGCAGGTCTTGCAAAAGGTGATATTATTGTAAAACTTGATGAACAGAATATTGCAACTTATGCAGATCTTTCGGGTTACATTAATACAAAACGTCCTAATGATGTTGTTAAAGTAACTTATATAAAAGACGGAAAAACGAAAACCGTTCCTGTAACATTAAGTAAAAATGAATTTTACAGTACTGAATTCAAAGGAATCGAATTAGAAAATATCGATGCTTCGGATAAAAAGAAATTCAGAATTGATTATGGTGTAAAAATCAAAAACATCAATAATGAAAATCTTATGCAGTATCAAAACGAATTACAAGGCAATATTATTTTGAGTATTGACAATGTAAAAGCAACAAATATCGAAAGCGTTTCTAAACTTTTAAGTAAAAAAGACGAAGGACAAAGTGTACGTCTTGAAATGATAAATAAAAATGGAGAAATTCTTAGAATTATCATTTAA
- the dapF gene encoding diaminopimelate epimerase, with protein sequence MQIEFYKYQGTGNDFVMIDNRSNFFPKEDIKLIERLCDRRFGIGADGLILLENDSETDFKMVYYNSDGNQSSMCGNGGRCLVAFANQLGVIENKTTFIATDGLHHASVGDDAIISLQMIDVDEVQKKDSYTFLNTGSPHHVQIVEDLEHYNVKDNGAAIRYGELYGEKGSNVNFVKKVDESTFSLRTYERGVEDETLACGTGATAVAIAMNAIGETNKTSINLNVEGGKLVVSFDKIGDHFTNVFLTGPAKFVFKGTIEI encoded by the coding sequence ATGCAAATAGAATTTTATAAATATCAAGGTACCGGAAACGATTTTGTAATGATTGATAATCGCTCAAATTTCTTTCCAAAAGAAGACATTAAATTAATTGAGCGCCTGTGTGACAGACGTTTTGGTATTGGAGCCGATGGACTTATTTTATTAGAAAATGACTCCGAAACTGACTTCAAAATGGTTTATTATAATTCCGATGGAAATCAAAGTTCCATGTGCGGAAATGGTGGTCGTTGCCTTGTCGCTTTCGCTAATCAATTAGGAGTAATTGAGAACAAAACAACCTTTATTGCGACAGATGGTTTGCATCATGCATCTGTGGGAGACGATGCTATTATTTCGTTACAAATGATCGATGTTGATGAAGTGCAAAAGAAAGATTCATACACTTTTTTAAATACAGGTTCTCCACATCATGTTCAGATTGTTGAAGATTTAGAGCATTATAATGTAAAAGATAATGGCGCTGCAATTCGTTATGGTGAATTATATGGAGAAAAAGGAAGCAATGTTAATTTTGTAAAGAAAGTTGACGAGAGTACTTTTTCGCTTCGTACTTATGAAAGAGGTGTAGAAGATGAAACTCTGGCTTGCGGAACTGGCGCAACTGCCGTTGCAATTGCAATGAATGCTATTGGAGAAACGAATAAAACTTCTATTAATTTAAATGTTGAAGGTGGAAAACTTGTGGTTTCTTTTGATAAAATAGGGGATCATTTTACAAATGTTTTCTTAACCGGACCCGCTAAATTTGTTTTTAAAGGAACAATAGAAATTTAA
- a CDS encoding GNAT family protein: MITLKGENIYLRALEPNDLEFVYAMENDESIWEVSNTQTPYSRFLVRQYLENAQQDIYEAKQLRLAICQDVDFPAIGLIDLFEFDPKNNKAGIGIVIQKEENKRQNVGSEALELLIKYSFHNLNLHQLYANIAVGNVASIALFTKFGFEKIGIKKDWILLNNHYQDEAMFQLINKQI; the protein is encoded by the coding sequence ATGATTACACTCAAAGGAGAAAATATTTATTTACGTGCTTTAGAACCCAATGATTTAGAGTTTGTTTATGCAATGGAAAACGACGAAAGTATTTGGGAAGTAAGTAACACACAAACACCTTACAGTCGTTTTTTAGTTAGGCAATATCTCGAAAATGCACAGCAGGATATATATGAAGCTAAACAACTGCGTTTGGCAATTTGTCAGGATGTAGATTTTCCAGCTATCGGATTGATTGATTTATTTGAGTTTGATCCTAAAAATAACAAAGCAGGAATTGGAATTGTTATCCAAAAAGAAGAGAATAAAAGACAAAATGTAGGTTCTGAGGCATTAGAACTTTTGATCAAGTATTCTTTTCATAATTTAAATTTACATCAATTGTATGCAAATATTGCTGTAGGAAATGTAGCAAGTATAGCTCTTTTTACTAAATTTGGCTTTGAGAAAATAGGAATTAAAAAAGATTGGATTTTGCTAAATAACCACTATCAAGACGAGGCAATGTTTCAATTAATTAACAAACAAATTTAA
- the mltG gene encoding endolytic transglycosylase MltG, which produces MSLKKIITITAVAVISALMIYGFVLISQIFSANTKFEEKELYVYVPTGANYTDVKKILEPYIKNFENFEMVANKRSYPENVKSGRFLLKKDMNNMDLVRAMRSNVPVKLAFNNQERLENFAGRVGSEIEADSLSLMKAFKDSTFLASNGFNEDNVFAMFIPNTYEIYWNTSAEKFRDKMIKEYHNFWTAERIEKAKKQGLTPVQATILASIVHKESVKKDERPRIAGVYLNRLRLEMPLQADPTVIYALKLRDNNFDQVIKRVFYNDLIMKSPYNTYVNVGLPPGPIAMPDITALEAVLNPEKNDYIYFCASVERFGYHEFASTLAEHNVNAKKYSDWIASQGVTR; this is translated from the coding sequence TTGAGCCTAAAAAAAATAATCACAATAACTGCTGTAGCCGTAATTTCAGCCTTAATGATTTACGGATTTGTTTTAATTAGTCAAATTTTCAGCGCCAATACTAAATTCGAAGAAAAAGAATTATATGTATACGTTCCAACGGGAGCTAATTATACTGATGTCAAAAAAATATTAGAACCGTATATCAAGAATTTTGAAAATTTTGAAATGGTTGCTAATAAAAGAAGCTATCCTGAAAATGTAAAGTCAGGTCGTTTCTTGCTTAAGAAAGACATGAATAATATGGACTTAGTCCGTGCAATGCGTTCAAATGTTCCTGTAAAATTAGCATTTAATAATCAGGAGCGTTTAGAGAATTTTGCAGGAAGAGTTGGTTCTGAGATCGAAGCAGATAGTTTATCATTAATGAAAGCTTTTAAAGATTCAACTTTCTTAGCAAGTAATGGTTTCAATGAAGACAATGTTTTTGCGATGTTTATTCCAAATACTTATGAGATTTACTGGAATACTTCTGCAGAGAAATTCCGTGATAAAATGATCAAAGAGTATCATAATTTCTGGACTGCAGAAAGAATTGAAAAAGCAAAAAAACAAGGTTTAACACCTGTTCAGGCTACAATCTTAGCTTCTATTGTTCATAAAGAATCAGTAAAGAAAGACGAAAGACCTCGTATTGCAGGAGTTTATTTGAACCGTTTACGTTTGGAAATGCCATTACAAGCAGATCCGACTGTTATTTATGCTTTAAAGTTGAGAGATAACAATTTTGATCAGGTTATTAAAAGAGTTTTTTATAATGACTTGATTATGAAATCTCCATATAACACTTACGTGAATGTGGGACTTCCTCCAGGCCCAATTGCAATGCCGGATATTACAGCCCTTGAAGCAGTTTTAAATCCTGAAAAGAACGATTATATCTATTTCTGTGCTAGTGTTGAACGCTTCGGATATCATGAATTTGCTTCTACATTGGCAGAACATAATGTAAATGCAAAGAAATATTCGGACTGGATTGCTAGTCAAGGAGTAACGAGATAG
- a CDS encoding Lrp/AsnC family transcriptional regulator, whose amino-acid sequence MALDEIDKKILRLLQENAHYTLKDIANKINLSLTPVHDRVKRLEKEGVIEKYVSILNKKKLGNNLTVYCQVTLTKQTYDTSEGFNQSILNLPEVVECNYVSGNFDYMLKIIIPDMESYHHFHQKKLSILPEVSLINTVFVISEVKSTTVLPI is encoded by the coding sequence ATGGCTTTAGATGAAATAGACAAAAAAATCTTACGACTTTTACAGGAAAATGCGCACTACACTTTAAAAGACATCGCAAACAAGATTAATCTATCGTTAACACCTGTTCATGATCGTGTTAAACGTCTTGAAAAAGAGGGTGTTATAGAAAAATACGTTTCGATTTTAAACAAGAAGAAATTAGGCAATAATCTCACTGTTTATTGTCAGGTTACCTTAACAAAACAAACTTACGATACCTCCGAAGGATTTAATCAGTCAATTTTGAATTTACCAGAAGTTGTTGAGTGTAATTATGTTTCGGGAAATTTTGATTATATGCTCAAGATTATTATTCCAGATATGGAAAGTTATCACCATTTTCATCAAAAAAAATTATCAATTTTACCGGAAGTTTCTCTTATTAATACCGTTTTTGTTATTTCAGAAGTTAAGAGTACAACTGTTTTACCTATTTAA
- the ald gene encoding alanine dehydrogenase produces MIIGVPKEIKNNENRVALTPAGVSEMKKHGHTVYVQATAGLGSGFADDEYAAAGAVVLGTIEEVYAIAEMIIKVKEPIASEYPLIKKDQLLFTYFHFASSEPLTHAMLEKGAVCLAYETVEKTDRSLPLLVPMSEVAGRMAIQQGAKYLEKPLKGRGILLGGVPGVPPAKVLVLGGGIVGTQAAKMAAGLGAQVTIMDLSLPRLRHLDDIMPANVSTEMSNHYNITKAIATADLIVGAVLIPGAKAPHLITRDMLKLMRPGTVVVDVAVDQGGCIETCTPTTHENPTFIIDDIVHYCVANMPGAVPYTSTLALTNATLPYAVQLANKGWEKACNENEELKKGLNIANGKILYKGVAEAWNLPFNEELVLANA; encoded by the coding sequence ATGATAATAGGTGTTCCAAAAGAAATTAAGAATAATGAGAATCGTGTAGCATTAACTCCAGCTGGTGTTTCTGAAATGAAAAAGCATGGTCATACAGTTTATGTACAAGCAACTGCTGGTCTAGGTAGCGGATTTGCTGATGATGAATATGCAGCTGCAGGTGCAGTAGTTCTTGGAACTATTGAAGAAGTATATGCAATTGCTGAGATGATTATCAAAGTAAAAGAGCCAATCGCTTCTGAATATCCACTAATCAAAAAAGATCAATTATTATTTACTTACTTTCACTTCGCTTCATCTGAGCCATTAACTCACGCAATGCTTGAGAAAGGTGCTGTATGTTTAGCATACGAAACTGTTGAAAAAACAGACCGTAGTTTACCATTATTAGTTCCAATGTCTGAAGTTGCAGGTCGTATGGCTATTCAACAAGGAGCAAAATATCTTGAAAAACCATTAAAAGGTAGAGGAATCCTTTTAGGAGGTGTACCAGGTGTTCCACCAGCAAAAGTATTAGTACTTGGTGGAGGAATTGTAGGAACTCAAGCTGCAAAAATGGCTGCTGGTTTAGGTGCTCAGGTAACTATCATGGATTTAAGCTTGCCACGTTTACGTCATTTAGATGATATTATGCCAGCAAACGTAAGTACAGAAATGTCTAACCATTATAACATCACAAAAGCAATCGCTACAGCTGATTTAATCGTTGGAGCAGTTTTAATTCCAGGAGCAAAAGCACCTCACTTAATCACTCGTGACATGCTTAAATTAATGCGTCCGGGAACTGTTGTTGTTGACGTAGCTGTTGATCAAGGTGGTTGTATTGAGACTTGTACTCCTACAACTCACGAAAACCCTACTTTTATTATTGATGATATCGTTCACTACTGTGTGGCTAATATGCCAGGTGCAGTACCTTATACATCTACATTAGCTTTAACAAATGCTACTTTGCCATATGCAGTACAATTAGCTAATAAAGGATGGGAAAAAGCATGTAACGAAAATGAAGAATTGAAAAAAGGATTAAATATTGCAAACGGAAAAATTCTTTACAAAGGAGTTGCTGAAGCTTGGAATCTTCCTTTTAATGAAGAATTAGTGTTAGCAAACGCATAG